One Paenisporosarcina sp. FSL H8-0542 genomic region harbors:
- a CDS encoding SprT family protein, with protein sequence MTNEELHQLVVSISENVFHKPFKHEAYFNSRLKTTGGRYMLQSHHIQINPKSFELYGLEELEGIIRHELCHYHLHIEGKGYKHRDKDFKDLLKVTKSPRFCANLVSVKRKKRVAQHVYGCISCGLLYRRKIRLNTNKYRCGKCSGRLLKVE encoded by the coding sequence ATGACGAACGAAGAACTACATCAACTGGTAGTGAGCATCTCTGAAAACGTGTTTCATAAGCCTTTTAAACATGAAGCTTATTTCAATAGCCGTCTTAAAACAACAGGTGGCCGATATATGCTGCAATCACATCACATTCAAATCAATCCAAAATCATTCGAATTATATGGTCTAGAAGAACTTGAAGGAATCATTCGCCACGAATTGTGCCATTATCATTTACATATAGAAGGAAAAGGCTATAAACATCGCGATAAAGATTTTAAAGATTTATTAAAAGTGACTAAATCTCCGAGATTTTGTGCAAACTTAGTGTCGGTAAAAAGAAAGAAAAGAGTAGCCCAACATGTCTATGGATGTATCTCTTGTGGTTTGTTATATAGACGGAAAATTCGTTTAAATACCAACAAATACCGCTGTGGCAAGTGTTCTGGGCGATTATTAAAAGTGGAATAA